One genomic region from Leptolyngbyaceae cyanobacterium JSC-12 encodes:
- a CDS encoding DMT(drug/metabolite transporter) superfamily permease (IMG reference gene:2510093953~PFAM: EamA-like transporter family) encodes MQHSTQSPNRPASRTPAIATLLALCIALVSISSAAIFIKISEQEINPYATAFNRFWITTVVLAGWSGVRAIRERSKAYYAQAELLQSPSSQGLPVGQLFLIGLFLSGDLMLWAWSLTQTSVANATLLANLTPIFSCLVGWLICRKRFDRQFIIGMAIAIAAIFAIGLGDCQSGISKFQGDLAALIAAISFSVYLFILERLQSRLNALTIVMWSSALATLITLPVALLSGGHLFPTSWQGWLTIISLAGVCQILGQGMLVYSLNQMSSEFVALSLLLEPVFAGMGAWLLFSESLSMMNLAAFAIALAGVFLSLSSPSAMRDTALSVATIPETAEAEEILCNHQDAIQLNPLPEFVSITETIHYR; translated from the coding sequence ATGCAACACTCCACTCAATCACCAAACCGCCCTGCTTCCAGGACACCTGCGATCGCCACGCTTCTAGCCCTTTGCATTGCGCTGGTTTCGATCTCATCTGCTGCCATTTTCATCAAAATTAGTGAGCAGGAAATTAATCCCTACGCCACTGCGTTTAACCGATTTTGGATTACAACAGTTGTGCTTGCAGGCTGGAGCGGGGTTCGTGCCATACGGGAACGCAGCAAAGCGTACTATGCCCAGGCGGAACTGTTGCAGTCCCCATCCAGCCAAGGTTTGCCAGTGGGACAGTTGTTTTTAATCGGGCTATTCCTGTCAGGGGATTTGATGCTGTGGGCATGGTCGCTGACTCAAACAAGTGTGGCAAATGCAACCTTGTTAGCAAATCTCACGCCAATCTTCTCGTGTCTGGTTGGCTGGCTAATTTGTCGAAAGCGATTTGATCGGCAGTTTATTATTGGCATGGCAATCGCGATCGCAGCCATATTTGCCATCGGATTAGGAGATTGTCAGAGCGGGATTAGTAAGTTTCAAGGAGACTTAGCTGCTCTGATTGCAGCGATTTCCTTCAGTGTCTACTTATTTATTCTGGAGCGATTGCAAAGCCGATTAAATGCTTTAACGATTGTAATGTGGAGTTCAGCGCTCGCAACTCTCATTACGCTACCTGTAGCGTTACTTAGCGGTGGGCACCTATTTCCAACATCCTGGCAGGGTTGGCTGACTATCATTTCTCTAGCTGGAGTTTGTCAGATTTTAGGACAAGGGATGCTAGTTTACAGCTTAAATCAGATGTCCTCAGAATTTGTAGCCCTGTCTTTGCTGCTGGAACCCGTTTTCGCAGGAATGGGTGCCTGGCTCTTGTTCTCAGAAAGCCTCAGTATGATGAATCTTGCCGCCTTTGCGATCGCCTTGGCAGGAGTCTTTCTGTCACTCTCCAGCCCCTCTGCCATGCGAGATACTGCACTTTCAGTTGCAACAATACCCGAAACTGCTGAAGCCGAAGAGATTTTATGTAATCATCAGGACGCTATTCAGCTCAATCCTCTGCCAGAATTCGTTAGCATTACTGAAACGATCCACTATCGATAA
- a CDS encoding hypothetical protein (IMG reference gene:2510093954) → MDDRYQDLINRIIEATLKGQIRSKEQVYNLLRTEVNSGTGELFERCLQIQLEQVQAQLRSTDELIQAKATRQQRALKTIQGEWERWQKQTQNNAALTDVSQAIAAATPAEQLNSLLQAIDPNQPRVLNREQLQQLAQALQQTASNTEEAKQQSAMIEFAAGITQGLKSWQEMEGSVVSWIFEQGQGALGFGANSEQRGPWSSWAKSISSPGLKQLFNDLALHQTVTSAGIPTVLSQSAWIELALVMQRLQLGLVSWLDKQPYDRTAGKRLSISTYLTFTVVWSQLSQRFSELGQRQLADGCFQMALQSLYHFAQQDYFPLYGGLFAALSGESLRVMLDYLDQPLRQVPNTQSKARILTLLGFSQRALGQYKQALRLHEWALEIARGASDRRCEIANLNHLSRTYMMQKQYSGSIDGSQRALILARQTGDRLGEANALANLGCSEVFQSQAQNSLDTDQYERILGYLERGLQLSEQEGDRPSQALCAHSLGIAQVVSGQYQAAIAALKQGLQIAQAIGDLFLQGMNCVYLAEAYYGLNDGEMAVYTGCLGMYLLHQIQSEQWRQSASLLTVLQGQMGAAAFQTVLTKFRPQFLQQIGVDGYDYLPALLADYQRSLE, encoded by the coding sequence ATGGACGATCGCTATCAGGACTTAATCAACCGCATTATTGAAGCCACCCTCAAAGGGCAAATTCGCTCTAAGGAGCAGGTTTACAATCTGCTGCGAACCGAGGTGAACTCTGGGACAGGCGAACTGTTTGAGCGATGCTTGCAAATCCAACTGGAGCAGGTACAGGCACAACTCCGCAGCACCGATGAGTTAATTCAAGCCAAGGCAACCCGCCAGCAGCGGGCACTCAAAACCATTCAGGGAGAGTGGGAGCGCTGGCAAAAACAGACTCAGAATAACGCCGCCTTGACAGATGTGTCACAAGCGATCGCTGCCGCTACTCCAGCAGAGCAACTCAACAGTTTATTGCAAGCGATCGATCCGAACCAACCCCGTGTTTTGAACCGGGAGCAACTTCAGCAGCTTGCCCAGGCATTGCAGCAGACAGCCAGCAATACTGAAGAAGCTAAGCAGCAATCGGCAATGATAGAATTTGCGGCTGGTATTACTCAGGGGTTGAAATCCTGGCAGGAAATGGAAGGCAGCGTCGTCAGTTGGATTTTTGAGCAGGGTCAGGGAGCTTTGGGGTTTGGAGCTAATTCAGAGCAGCGTGGACCCTGGAGCAGTTGGGCAAAATCGATCAGTTCGCCTGGGTTAAAGCAACTCTTTAATGATTTAGCGCTGCATCAAACGGTTACATCCGCTGGCATTCCAACCGTGTTGAGTCAATCTGCCTGGATTGAGCTAGCACTGGTGATGCAACGGCTGCAATTGGGCTTAGTCAGTTGGCTTGATAAACAACCCTACGATCGCACTGCTGGAAAACGGCTTTCTATTTCCACCTATTTGACATTCACGGTTGTTTGGAGTCAGCTATCTCAGCGCTTTTCTGAACTGGGGCAGCGGCAACTAGCAGACGGCTGCTTCCAGATGGCACTGCAATCCCTCTACCACTTCGCTCAACAAGATTATTTCCCCCTCTATGGGGGATTGTTTGCGGCGTTGTCGGGTGAGTCGTTGCGGGTAATGTTGGACTACCTAGATCAACCCCTGCGGCAAGTGCCCAATACCCAAAGCAAAGCTCGCATTCTAACACTGTTGGGTTTCTCGCAGCGGGCATTGGGACAATACAAACAGGCATTGCGGTTACACGAGTGGGCACTGGAAATTGCCAGAGGTGCCAGCGATCGCCGTTGCGAAATTGCGAATCTGAATCACCTCAGCCGCACGTACATGATGCAAAAACAGTACAGTGGATCCATTGATGGCAGTCAACGAGCATTAATTTTGGCACGGCAAACGGGTGATCGCTTAGGAGAAGCCAATGCCCTGGCAAATTTAGGATGCAGTGAAGTATTTCAATCCCAGGCACAAAACTCACTAGATACAGACCAGTACGAGCGGATTTTGGGCTATCTAGAACGAGGATTGCAATTGTCAGAGCAAGAAGGCGATCGCCCTAGTCAGGCATTATGTGCTCACAGTCTGGGAATTGCTCAGGTAGTATCGGGTCAATATCAGGCAGCGATCGCTGCCTTGAAACAAGGATTGCAAATAGCCCAGGCAATTGGCGATTTGTTTTTACAGGGGATGAACTGTGTATACCTGGCAGAAGCCTATTACGGCTTAAATGATGGTGAAATGGCAGTCTATACTGGATGTCTAGGGATGTACCTGCTACACCAGATTCAATCCGAACAATGGCGACAGTCTGCCAGTCTCCTTACCGTTTTGCAGGGGCAAATGGGAGCAGCAGCCTTTCAAACAGTGCTGACAAAATTTCGTCCTCAGTTTTTGCAGCAGATCGGCGTAGACGGGTACGACTACCTGCCCGCTTTGTTGGCAGACTATCAGCGATCATTAGAATAA
- a CDS encoding DMT(drug/metabolite transporter) superfamily permease (IMG reference gene:2510093955~PFAM: EamA-like transporter family), which produces MGLMENRPDSSSENGRTVESVLQTVTQDLKRLHQGLITQLSQEVTQLQTEKARLLSEVQKLQAQHQQLQAQNVSILSQQQTAQQQLWAKQLALALSNHLQGLMMQQINQAVKSNQGSHDGLSVVADGNIHSENAHRLLASLDSTFSAAFKALQQELDSYQSSLSQQINRMHNLEQQGEAVLEALVNRLREQLQVEMARSQSPTGYENGTTGQSSVYDGTLKNSSSFQGYQYAAQSQAYSSSAVSQFSEAALQQAQSPQSQTQRYPSPTPLAVPATAVPSQSTAKKDTSNFWAGLLLVLISTIALSVHNVLVRVIGKPSSILGAPEIGGFINITVLGNSLLILWLRMLIVLPLMVGVAMFLYPPVWRDLRKFFSARDRRPVFNVVGSGLFLFLSQVLIYIAIGQIGAGPAVTILFMYPIVTVPLAWLLFGDRPTSLRWGVMAVILAGVVLTAQPNIVDSGKGWSLEGVTFAICSGIAFALYLIFMQLGFKKLHPVPVSLVQFFTIFVLSAVILIVAGPNLGVQVIAEQRAGFVLSGALLGVLTLIGYLANNFGVRFMGAGLASIVASIGPVMTAFLAWILIQNKLQGIQWLGILLVTMGVGALSFERMKLQSRKK; this is translated from the coding sequence ATGGGATTAATGGAGAATCGACCAGATAGTAGCAGTGAAAACGGACGCACCGTTGAGAGTGTTTTGCAAACGGTTACACAAGATCTCAAGCGGTTGCATCAAGGGTTGATTACTCAGCTTTCTCAAGAAGTCACCCAATTGCAAACTGAGAAAGCCCGACTTCTGTCAGAAGTGCAAAAGCTGCAAGCTCAACATCAGCAATTACAAGCTCAAAACGTCAGTATCTTGTCGCAACAACAAACTGCCCAGCAACAGCTTTGGGCGAAGCAATTAGCTCTGGCGTTGTCGAATCATTTGCAAGGGTTGATGATGCAGCAAATTAACCAAGCCGTAAAGTCTAACCAGGGCAGTCATGATGGATTGAGTGTTGTCGCAGATGGCAATATTCACAGTGAGAATGCGCATCGCTTACTAGCGTCGTTGGATTCAACGTTTAGCGCAGCGTTCAAGGCACTCCAGCAAGAACTGGATAGCTACCAAAGCTCCTTGTCTCAGCAAATTAATCGAATGCACAACTTAGAGCAGCAAGGAGAAGCGGTTTTAGAAGCACTAGTGAATCGGTTACGAGAACAACTCCAGGTTGAGATGGCGCGATCGCAATCGCCGACTGGATATGAAAACGGTACAACCGGGCAATCGTCTGTTTACGATGGTACTCTTAAGAACTCCTCGTCATTTCAGGGATATCAATACGCCGCTCAATCCCAAGCCTACTCATCTTCTGCGGTCTCTCAATTCTCTGAGGCTGCACTGCAACAAGCACAATCTCCTCAGTCTCAGACGCAGCGCTATCCATCTCCAACTCCGCTGGCAGTTCCTGCGACTGCTGTCCCATCTCAGTCTACTGCTAAAAAAGATACGTCCAACTTCTGGGCTGGCTTACTGCTTGTACTGATCTCAACCATAGCCTTATCAGTTCATAACGTGCTTGTTCGGGTGATTGGCAAGCCTAGCTCTATTTTGGGTGCTCCGGAGATTGGCGGTTTTATCAACATTACGGTTTTAGGCAATTCGCTGCTGATTTTATGGTTACGGATGCTGATTGTGCTACCGCTCATGGTGGGAGTGGCAATGTTTTTGTACCCACCAGTTTGGCGCGATTTGAGGAAGTTTTTTAGTGCTCGCGATCGCCGTCCGGTTTTTAATGTAGTAGGAAGTGGTTTATTTTTGTTCCTGTCTCAGGTGTTGATCTACATTGCAATTGGGCAAATTGGGGCGGGACCAGCGGTTACTATTTTGTTTATGTATCCTATTGTGACAGTGCCACTGGCATGGCTGTTGTTTGGCGATCGCCCAACCTCTCTACGGTGGGGAGTAATGGCAGTAATTTTGGCAGGTGTGGTTTTGACTGCTCAACCAAATATTGTGGATTCAGGAAAGGGCTGGTCATTAGAAGGGGTTACTTTTGCGATTTGTTCAGGCATTGCTTTCGCGCTATACCTCATCTTTATGCAGTTGGGGTTCAAGAAATTGCACCCAGTTCCAGTGAGTTTGGTGCAGTTTTTTACAATTTTTGTATTGTCGGCAGTTATCTTAATTGTGGCCGGACCGAATTTAGGTGTGCAAGTTATTGCTGAACAACGAGCCGGATTTGTCTTGAGCGGTGCACTGTTGGGTGTGTTAACTCTGATTGGTTATCTTGCTAACAACTTTGGTGTGCGCTTTATGGGAGCAGGATTAGCATCAATCGTGGCATCAATTGGTCCTGTAATGACCGCATTTCTTGCGTGGATTTTGATTCAGAATAAGTTGCAAGGAATTCAATGGTTGGGAATTTTACTGGTAACGATGGGTGTTGGTGCGCTCAGTTTTGAACGAATGAAATTACAGTCCCGGAAAAAATAA
- a CDS encoding alanyl-tRNA synthetase (IMG reference gene:2510093957~PFAM: DHHA1 domain; Threonyl and Alanyl tRNA synthetase second additional domain; tRNA synthetases class II (A)~TIGRFAM: alanine--tRNA ligase), which yields MATPLTGAQIRQTFLDFFASKGHQILPSASLVPEDPTVLLTIAGMLPFKPIFLGQRAAEFPRATTAQKCIRTNDIENVGRTARHHTFFEMLGNFSFGDYFKSQAIAWAWELSTQVFGLPPERIVVSVFEEDDEAFAIWRDEIGIPAHRIQRMGADDNFWVSGPTGPCGPCSELYYDFKPELGDDHIDLEDDSRFIEFYNLVFMQYNRDVDNNLTPLQSKNIDTGMGLERMAQILQKVPNNYETDLIFPIVKTAAEIAGIDYHKADEPTKVALKVIGDHIRAVVHMLADGITVSNEGRGYVLRRLIRRVIRYGRLIGINKEFTPQVAETAIALSEEAYPHVRQMELSIKVALQREEVRFLKTLEFGERELETLIQKIGAGGQIPGENAFVLYDTYGFPLELTQEIAAEKGMTVDVKGFETEMEKQRQRSRNAVETIDLTVQGSLNQLAEHIHETEFLGYTQPSAEAEVQALMIGGHAVAMAEAGSEVQVILDQTPFYAESGGQIGDRGYLSGDNVLVRVEDVQKESGFFVHYGRIERGTLHVADVVNAQIDLACRRRAQANHTATHLLQSALKQIVDDSISQAGSLVAFDRLRFDFHCPRPLTTDELQQIEDQINTWIAEAHTAQTYTLPLAEAKARGAIAMFGEKYGSEVRVLDLPGVSMELCGGTHVNNTAEIGLFKIVSEAGVASGIRRIEAVAGPAVLEYLNIRDAVVKDLSDRFKVKPEEIPDRITALQNELKATQKQLEATKAQLALAKADSLLAEAEAVGKFNILVAQLEAVDPESLKTAAEQLQQKLKHGAVVLGSAPEPGKVSLVAAFSPEVMKKGLNAGKFIGAIAKLCGGGGGGRPNLAQAGGRDESKLPEALKEAHNQLKLGLS from the coding sequence ATGGCTACTCCCCTGACAGGTGCCCAAATTCGGCAAACCTTCCTGGATTTCTTTGCAAGTAAAGGACATCAGATTCTTCCCAGTGCCTCGCTTGTACCAGAAGATCCAACTGTCCTATTGACGATCGCAGGAATGCTTCCTTTTAAGCCGATTTTTCTGGGACAACGAGCAGCGGAGTTTCCCCGTGCGACAACGGCACAAAAATGTATTCGCACAAATGATATTGAGAATGTAGGTCGCACTGCTCGACATCATACGTTTTTCGAGATGTTGGGGAATTTTAGCTTTGGCGATTACTTTAAGTCGCAGGCGATTGCCTGGGCATGGGAACTTTCTACGCAGGTGTTTGGGTTGCCGCCAGAGCGAATCGTGGTCAGTGTGTTTGAGGAAGATGACGAAGCTTTTGCCATCTGGCGAGATGAAATTGGCATTCCTGCTCATCGAATTCAGCGCATGGGAGCTGATGACAACTTCTGGGTTTCCGGTCCTACTGGTCCCTGTGGTCCCTGCTCTGAACTGTATTACGACTTCAAACCTGAACTGGGGGATGACCACATCGATCTGGAAGATGACAGCCGCTTTATCGAGTTTTATAACCTGGTGTTCATGCAATATAACCGGGACGTAGACAACAACCTGACTCCGTTGCAAAGCAAGAATATTGATACTGGGATGGGGCTGGAGCGAATGGCACAAATTCTCCAGAAAGTCCCAAATAATTACGAAACCGACTTGATCTTCCCGATCGTTAAAACCGCTGCTGAGATTGCAGGAATTGATTACCACAAAGCTGATGAGCCAACGAAAGTAGCCCTGAAGGTAATTGGGGATCATATTCGGGCAGTAGTGCATATGCTGGCGGATGGCATTACTGTGTCGAATGAAGGGCGGGGTTATGTTTTGCGCCGGTTGATTCGACGAGTCATTCGTTATGGACGATTGATTGGAATTAACAAGGAATTTACGCCCCAGGTAGCAGAAACGGCGATCGCCCTGTCTGAGGAAGCCTATCCCCATGTACGGCAGATGGAGTTAAGCATTAAGGTCGCGCTGCAACGGGAGGAAGTCCGCTTCCTGAAGACGCTGGAGTTTGGTGAACGAGAACTGGAAACCCTGATTCAAAAAATTGGAGCAGGCGGACAAATTCCTGGCGAAAACGCCTTTGTTCTGTATGACACCTATGGTTTCCCTCTGGAACTGACTCAAGAAATCGCCGCTGAAAAAGGTATGACGGTGGATGTAAAGGGGTTTGAAACAGAGATGGAGAAGCAGCGGCAGCGTTCCCGGAATGCGGTTGAAACTATTGACCTGACAGTTCAGGGTTCTTTAAACCAACTAGCAGAGCATATCCATGAAACTGAGTTTCTTGGCTACACGCAACCTTCGGCGGAGGCAGAAGTGCAGGCGCTGATGATAGGTGGGCACGCTGTGGCAATGGCGGAAGCAGGTAGTGAGGTCCAGGTAATTCTGGATCAAACGCCCTTTTATGCTGAGTCTGGTGGGCAAATTGGCGATCGCGGTTATCTTTCTGGCGACAATGTTTTGGTGCGAGTTGAAGATGTGCAGAAAGAGTCGGGCTTTTTTGTTCACTATGGGCGCATTGAACGGGGAACGTTGCACGTTGCGGATGTGGTCAATGCTCAGATTGATCTTGCCTGCCGTCGGCGTGCTCAAGCAAACCATACGGCTACCCATTTACTTCAATCAGCCTTGAAGCAAATTGTGGATGACTCGATTTCGCAAGCGGGTTCACTGGTTGCCTTTGATCGTCTCCGCTTCGATTTCCATTGTCCTCGCCCGTTAACGACAGATGAACTGCAACAGATTGAAGACCAGATTAATACCTGGATTGCAGAAGCACACACGGCTCAAACCTACACTTTACCTCTAGCAGAAGCTAAAGCTCGAGGGGCGATCGCCATGTTTGGAGAGAAGTATGGTAGTGAGGTGCGAGTGCTGGATTTGCCCGGAGTTTCGATGGAGTTGTGTGGTGGCACTCATGTTAACAACACAGCAGAAATTGGGCTGTTCAAAATTGTGTCTGAAGCAGGTGTAGCATCTGGAATTCGCCGGATTGAAGCAGTGGCAGGTCCGGCTGTGCTGGAATACCTGAACATCCGAGATGCCGTGGTGAAGGACTTAAGCGATCGCTTTAAGGTGAAGCCAGAGGAAATCCCCGACCGAATTACGGCTCTGCAAAACGAACTGAAAGCGACCCAAAAGCAGCTTGAAGCCACCAAAGCTCAACTGGCGCTAGCAAAAGCTGACAGTTTGCTGGCAGAGGCAGAAGCCGTGGGCAAGTTCAATATCCTCGTGGCGCAATTAGAAGCCGTTGATCCCGAATCACTAAAAACTGCTGCTGAGCAACTCCAGCAAAAGTTGAAGCATGGTGCAGTGGTGTTGGGATCTGCTCCGGAGCCTGGTAAAGTTAGCCTGGTTGCAGCATTTAGCCCAGAAGTGATGAAAAAAGGCTTGAATGCGGGCAAGTTTATTGGCGCGATCGCTAAACTCTGTGGTGGCGGTGGTGGCGGTAGACCCAACTTGGCTCAGGCAGGCGGACGCGATGAAAGCAAACTTCCCGAAGCCCTCAAAGAAGCTCACAATCAACTCAAATTAGGATTGAGCTAA
- a CDS encoding putative transcriptional regulator with Zn ribbon and ATP-cone domains (IMG reference gene:2510093958~PFAM: Phycobilisome protein) translates to MLSQLQTLSYKTDGRYATDEELKMIIDFVRSFQLRAQTYQQLQAAEAQIVQQVYAKIKASEPSLLMSGDADVSAKWKRDTIRVLRYSAIAMLLDDPDSLREKLLFWMRTIMKAFGAERSCNVTYAVMQEVVKQHLSPAQASLFCPILEMNRQVLGAV, encoded by the coding sequence ATGCTGAGCCAGCTACAAACTTTAAGTTACAAAACAGATGGTCGGTATGCGACGGATGAGGAGCTGAAGATGATCATTGATTTTGTCCGCTCCTTTCAGCTAAGGGCGCAAACTTACCAACAATTGCAGGCAGCAGAAGCCCAGATTGTTCAGCAGGTTTATGCCAAGATCAAGGCATCCGAACCTAGTCTTTTGATGAGTGGCGATGCGGATGTAAGTGCTAAGTGGAAGCGGGACACAATTCGGGTTTTGCGATATTCTGCGATCGCTATGCTGCTCGATGATCCCGACTCCTTGCGCGAAAAGTTGTTGTTCTGGATGCGAACGATTATGAAAGCTTTTGGGGCAGAGCGAAGCTGCAACGTAACTTACGCGGTCATGCAAGAGGTGGTGAAGCAGCACCTTTCTCCTGCTCAAGCCAGCCTATTTTGTCCAATCCTAGAAATGAACCGGCAGGTACTGGGAGCAGTGTAG
- a CDS encoding ferredoxin (IMG reference gene:2510093959~PFAM: 2Fe-2S iron-sulfur cluster binding domain), translating into MAKTVRLEPIAQETSIETNGNLLSVLINKDLDVLKECGGRGMCATCHVYVRDGMAALSPINRREQRTLEVITTCKPNSRLACQARVLKDGVVVELPPGMYVNSIKDIEALIGRRAEQDLLHPITGQVLVEAGKLITRSMMKQIENTTSFNLGQYFSQSTEL; encoded by the coding sequence ATGGCTAAAACTGTTCGCCTTGAGCCGATCGCTCAAGAAACTTCAATTGAAACCAACGGAAATCTGTTATCTGTTTTAATTAACAAAGATTTAGACGTGCTGAAAGAATGTGGTGGGCGCGGCATGTGTGCTACTTGCCATGTTTATGTCAGAGATGGTATGGCTGCGCTGTCACCAATTAATCGTAGAGAGCAGCGAACGCTGGAAGTAATTACGACATGTAAACCCAACTCTCGGTTGGCGTGTCAGGCAAGAGTGTTAAAAGATGGCGTGGTGGTAGAACTACCTCCCGGGATGTATGTCAACTCTATTAAGGACATTGAAGCCTTGATTGGACGAAGAGCCGAGCAAGATTTGCTCCATCCCATCACTGGGCAAGTTTTGGTAGAGGCGGGCAAACTGATCACTCGCTCGATGATGAAGCAAATTGAAAATACAACTAGCTTTAATTTAGGACAATATTTTTCACAAAGCACGGAGCTTTGA
- a CDS encoding hypothetical protein (IMG reference gene:2510093960) — translation MKQEVIQDFLNLPGIAGIALIDRRARPYFCGVDQTLNFQQKEALAQGILQVLETIPDGFESFKFHFAAHQVYIYKLDHGTILLVLTQDNLIYSDYLKTIKNLKAALGEDIGNIIATFRLSTGHTTLSGINFRQQVIMPVQPPTDSLEPGSYEPPISATNVPLNGTASAQSSLREIQATPTATLNDAIAALNHLSQFTTQYLGIHVIANYWKLTRPAHDWLDRVQVDRSAHLSIADATPQELQSQLSPDQKTWLQQWVAEFIKRCSQVIRDFPTIIQQKALSDEQKALLLG, via the coding sequence ATGAAACAGGAAGTTATTCAGGACTTTCTGAATTTACCAGGAATTGCAGGGATCGCTCTCATTGATCGACGTGCTCGTCCCTATTTTTGTGGCGTCGATCAGACATTGAACTTTCAGCAGAAAGAAGCTCTGGCTCAGGGCATCTTACAGGTACTTGAAACAATTCCTGATGGATTTGAATCGTTCAAATTTCATTTTGCCGCGCATCAAGTTTACATTTATAAACTTGACCACGGAACTATTTTGTTGGTGCTAACCCAAGATAATTTGATTTACTCAGACTATCTAAAGACTATTAAAAACCTAAAAGCTGCATTGGGAGAAGATATCGGGAACATAATTGCTACTTTTCGTTTAAGCACTGGACATACAACCCTCAGCGGAATTAATTTTCGTCAACAGGTAATAATGCCAGTTCAACCTCCGACGGATTCTCTTGAGCCTGGCAGTTACGAGCCTCCTATTTCTGCTACAAATGTTCCGCTCAATGGAACGGCTTCTGCTCAATCTTCACTTAGGGAAATACAGGCAACACCCACGGCGACTCTCAATGATGCGATCGCGGCCCTCAATCACCTCAGCCAATTCACAACGCAATACCTCGGAATCCACGTCATCGCTAACTATTGGAAATTAACCCGTCCTGCCCATGACTGGCTGGATCGTGTTCAAGTTGATCGTTCTGCCCACCTAAGCATTGCAGATGCAACTCCTCAAGAGTTACAAAGCCAGCTCAGTCCAGACCAAAAAACCTGGCTCCAGCAATGGGTAGCTGAATTTATTAAACGATGTTCACAGGTGATTCGTGACTTTCCGACAATCATTCAACAAAAAGCTCTGAGCGATGAACAAAAAGCCTTACTTTTGGGATGA
- a CDS encoding transcriptional regulator (IMG reference gene:2510093961~PFAM: Bacterial regulatory helix-turn-helix protein, lysR family; LysR substrate binding domain) has product MSDLPFTLDQLRILKAIAAEGSFKRAADSLYVSQPAVSLQVQNLERQLDVPLFDRGGRRAQLTEAGHLLLSYGEKILTLCQETCRALEDLQNLQGGTLIIGASQTTGTYLLPRMIGMFRQKYPDVAVQLHVHSTRRTSWSVANGQIDLAIIGGEISPELQDSLEIIPYAEDELALILPVTHPLAKEDVVQKDDLYKLQFIALDSQSTIRKVIDQVLTRCGIETRRLRIEMELNSIEAIKNAVQSGLGAAFVSISAIEKELQMGVLHRASIDEVVVKRMLSVIINPNRYRSKAAEAFCKEILPKFATYTAQLQNYTSSGHLDAVRSINSSSLEKPSLIVPDVDS; this is encoded by the coding sequence ATGTCTGACCTTCCTTTTACTTTAGATCAACTCCGCATTCTCAAGGCGATCGCCGCTGAGGGGAGTTTTAAGCGGGCTGCTGACAGTTTGTATGTCTCCCAGCCAGCCGTAAGTTTGCAAGTGCAAAACCTGGAACGTCAACTAGATGTACCCCTATTTGACCGGGGTGGAAGGCGAGCACAACTGACCGAAGCGGGACACCTCCTCTTAAGCTATGGCGAGAAAATTTTGACTTTGTGCCAGGAAACATGCCGTGCTCTGGAAGACTTGCAAAACCTCCAGGGAGGCACCCTAATCATCGGAGCCAGTCAGACAACAGGAACTTATCTGTTGCCTCGCATGATTGGGATGTTTCGCCAGAAATATCCAGATGTTGCGGTTCAACTCCATGTGCACTCAACCCGGCGGACTTCTTGGAGCGTGGCAAATGGGCAAATTGACCTAGCTATTATTGGTGGGGAAATTTCCCCAGAACTCCAGGACTCTTTAGAAATTATTCCCTATGCTGAAGATGAACTAGCATTGATACTACCCGTGACTCATCCCTTAGCCAAAGAAGACGTGGTTCAAAAGGATGACCTTTACAAATTGCAATTTATTGCCCTTGACTCTCAATCTACCATTCGGAAAGTGATTGATCAGGTTTTAACTCGTTGCGGCATTGAAACACGCCGTCTACGAATTGAAATGGAACTTAATTCTATTGAAGCGATCAAAAACGCAGTACAGTCAGGGTTAGGGGCTGCGTTTGTTTCAATTTCTGCGATCGAAAAAGAATTACAAATGGGGGTATTGCATCGAGCCTCAATTGATGAGGTGGTGGTTAAACGGATGTTGTCCGTCATTATCAATCCCAACCGTTATCGGTCGAAAGCTGCCGAAGCATTTTGTAAAGAAATCCTGCCAAAATTTGCAACCTACACAGCTCAGTTGCAAAACTACACCTCGTCGGGGCACCTTGATGCGGTGCGTTCTATCAATTCTTCTAGTTTGGAAAAGCCTTCACTTATTGTGCCTGATGTCGATTCCTGA